Proteins from a genomic interval of Poecile atricapillus isolate bPoeAtr1 chromosome 1, bPoeAtr1.hap1, whole genome shotgun sequence:
- the NIT2 gene encoding omega-amidase NIT2, protein MRAAGGAMASFRLALIQLHVSAVKSDNLQRACGLVREASAKGAKLVALPECFNSPYGTQYFKEYAEKIPGESTQKLSEVAKECSIYLIGGSIPEEDGGKLYNTCTVFGPDGALLAKHRKVHLFDINVPGKIQFKESETLSPGNSFSMFDTPYCKVGLGICYDMRFAEMAQIYSQKGCQLLIYPGAFNMTTGPAHWELLQRGRAVDNQLYVAAVSPARDEKASYVAWGHSTVVNPWGEVIAKAGAEETVVYTDIDLKKLAEIRQQIPILNQKRCDLYGVEMKK, encoded by the exons ATGCGGGCGGCCGGCGGAGCCATGGCGT CCTTCCGCCTTGCTCTTATCCAGCTTCATGTATCCGCTGTTAAATCAGATAATCTCCAACGAGCCTGTGGACTGGTGAGGGAAGCATCAGCTAAAGGAGCAAAACTTGTGGCTCTACCT GAATGCTTTAATTCTCCATATGGAACCCAATACTTTAAGGAGTATGCAGAGAAGATCCCTGGGGAATCAACACAAAAGCTGTCAGAAGTTGCAAAGGAGTGCAGTATATATCTCATTGGAG GATCCATTCCAGAAGAAGATGGTGGAAAGCTCTATAATACATGTACTGTCTTTGGGCCTGATGGTGCTCTGCTGGCAAAGCATAGGAAG GTTCATTTGTTTGACATTAATGTTCCTGGGAAGATACAGTTCAAAGAGTCTGAAACACTGAGTCCAGGGAATAGTTTCTCCATGTTTGACACAC CATACTGCAAAGTGGGCCTGGGCATCTGCTATGATATGAGATTTGCTGAGATGGCTCAAATCTACAGCCAGAAAG GTTGCCAACTGCTGATATATCCAGGGGCTTTTAACATGACAACAGGACCGGCTCATTGGGAACTCTTACAAAGGGGACG AGCTGTTGATAATCAACTCTATGTAGCTGCTGTATCTCCTGCTAGAGATGAAAAAGCATCCTATGttgcctggggacacagcactgTAGTAAATCCTTG GGGTGAAGTCATAGCCAAAGCTGGGGCTGAGGAAACAGTTGTATACACAGATATAG ATCTAAAGAAACTTGCAGAAATACGTCAACAAATTCCTATTTTAAACCAGAAGCGTTGTGATCTCTATGGTGTAGAGATGAAAAAGTGA